A genomic segment from Frateuria edaphi encodes:
- the hemC gene encoding hydroxymethylbilane synthase encodes MQPSILRIATRKSALALWQAEHVAARLRAEHPGLAVELVPMTTRGDEIADRPLATIGGKGLFLKELEVAMLEGRADLAVHSLKDVPAELEPGFVLPAMLPRADAADAFVSNDHASLDALPLGARVGTSSLRRQAQLRATRPDLELLDLRGNVNTRLAKLDAGDYDAIVLACAGLERLGLAARIRQRLASPDWLPAPGQAAIAIEARADQPAVLALLAALDDADTRVTVSAERAMNHALGGSCTVPVAAWCVLGERGLHLRGLVGDAASGRLVRAEAGGPVDQPEVLGRAVADALLAQGASDMLG; translated from the coding sequence ATGCAGCCTTCCATCCTGCGCATCGCCACCCGCAAGAGCGCCCTGGCGCTATGGCAGGCCGAGCACGTCGCCGCGCGTCTGCGCGCCGAGCACCCGGGCCTTGCCGTCGAACTGGTGCCGATGACGACCCGCGGCGACGAAATCGCCGACCGCCCGCTTGCCACCATCGGTGGCAAGGGGCTGTTCCTGAAAGAGCTCGAAGTGGCGATGCTGGAAGGCCGCGCGGACCTGGCGGTGCACTCGCTCAAGGACGTGCCGGCCGAACTGGAACCGGGTTTCGTGCTGCCGGCGATGCTGCCGCGCGCGGACGCGGCCGATGCGTTCGTCAGCAACGACCACGCCTCGCTGGATGCGCTGCCTCTGGGCGCCCGCGTGGGCACCTCCTCGCTGCGCCGTCAGGCGCAGCTGCGCGCGACGCGGCCGGATCTCGAGCTGCTCGACCTGCGCGGCAACGTCAACACGCGCCTGGCCAAGCTCGACGCCGGCGACTACGACGCCATCGTGCTGGCCTGTGCGGGGCTCGAGCGGCTGGGCCTGGCAGCGCGCATCCGCCAGCGGCTGGCCTCGCCGGATTGGCTGCCGGCACCGGGCCAGGCGGCGATCGCGATCGAGGCGCGCGCGGATCAGCCGGCCGTGCTGGCGCTGCTGGCGGCACTGGACGATGCCGACACGCGTGTGACGGTCAGCGCCGAGCGCGCGATGAACCATGCGCTCGGTGGCAGCTGCACGGTGCCGGTGGCGGCATGGTGCGTGCTGGGCGAGCGCGGCCTGCATCTGCGCGGGCTGGTCGGCGATGCGGCGAGCGGTCGGCTGGTGCGAGCGGAGGCAGGCGGGCCGGTCGACCAGCCGGAGGTGCTCGGTCGGGCGGTGGCCGATGCATTGCTGGCGCAGGGTGCCAGCGACATGCTCGGCTGA
- a CDS encoding DUF481 domain-containing protein: MTKTLIAAACLFAFAGVVQAQDADTTTATDNGGWTGSGEFGFASARGNSRTENVNAKLGLNQENEYWKNNFFLNGMRSKGEVTVLDASGNTVDRFTTTANRYDGGASVGYKLDPRSYIVGAGRYEHDDFGANLWQGIVSLGYGYIALKNERTELSFEIGPGYKRYRPADTTVLVNGVATDVRQPTESELVGRGLINFKYRLTDNTAFEDTLLVEAGSKNKYYQNDAGLSVSMTKKLALKLGFQVRYNSDTQPGTQSTDTLTTTNLVYNF; encoded by the coding sequence ATGACCAAGACCCTGATCGCAGCCGCGTGCCTGTTCGCCTTCGCCGGCGTGGTGCAGGCGCAGGACGCCGACACCACCACGGCCACCGACAACGGCGGCTGGACCGGTTCGGGCGAGTTCGGCTTCGCCTCGGCGCGCGGCAACTCGCGCACCGAGAACGTCAACGCCAAGCTCGGCCTGAACCAGGAAAACGAGTACTGGAAGAACAATTTCTTCCTCAACGGCATGCGTTCCAAGGGCGAAGTCACCGTGCTCGACGCCAGCGGCAACACGGTCGATCGCTTCACCACCACCGCCAATCGCTACGACGGCGGCGCCTCGGTCGGTTACAAGCTCGATCCGCGCAGCTACATCGTCGGCGCGGGCCGCTACGAGCACGACGACTTCGGCGCCAACCTGTGGCAGGGCATCGTTTCGTTGGGCTATGGCTACATCGCGCTGAAGAACGAGCGCACGGAGCTGTCCTTCGAAATCGGTCCCGGTTACAAGCGCTACCGCCCGGCCGACACCACCGTGCTGGTCAACGGCGTGGCGACCGACGTGCGCCAGCCCACCGAGAGCGAACTGGTCGGCCGCGGCCTGATCAACTTCAAATACCGCCTGACCGATAACACCGCCTTCGAAGACACGCTGCTGGTCGAAGCGGGCTCGAAGAACAAGTACTACCAGAACGACGCGGGCCTGTCGGTCAGCATGACCAAGAAGCTGGCGCTCAAGCTGGGCTTCCAGGTGCGCTACAACTCCGACACGCAGCCGGGCACGCAGAGCACCGATACGCTCACCACGACCAACCTGGTCTACAACTTCTAG
- a CDS encoding alpha/beta hydrolase: MNLLPSVEHETGPDPRHSVIWLHGLGADGNDFTPIVPELVDSAWPALRFVFPHAPVQPVSVNGGVPMRAWYDIFGFDARAPQDEAGIRRAIGAVEALIAREHERGVPSERIVLAGFSQGGAIALAAGLRHAQPLAGIVALSTYLPISATLAPERSTANARVPIFWGHGSADPIVVLQRGLDSRTLLAGLGYTVDWHTYPMPHSVCAEEITDLRHWLTDRLG, from the coding sequence ATGAACCTGCTCCCCAGCGTCGAACACGAGACCGGCCCGGACCCACGTCACAGCGTGATCTGGCTGCACGGGTTGGGCGCCGACGGCAACGACTTCACGCCGATCGTGCCGGAACTGGTGGACAGCGCTTGGCCCGCGCTGCGGTTCGTGTTCCCGCACGCACCGGTGCAGCCGGTCAGCGTCAACGGCGGCGTGCCGATGCGCGCCTGGTACGACATCTTCGGTTTCGACGCGCGCGCGCCGCAGGACGAGGCGGGCATCCGCCGCGCGATCGGGGCCGTGGAGGCGCTGATCGCGCGCGAGCACGAGCGCGGCGTGCCGAGCGAGCGAATCGTGCTGGCCGGCTTCTCGCAGGGCGGCGCCATCGCACTGGCCGCCGGGTTGCGCCATGCGCAGCCGCTGGCCGGCATCGTGGCGCTCTCCACCTACCTGCCGATCAGCGCCACGCTGGCGCCCGAGCGCAGCACCGCCAACGCGCGGGTGCCGATCTTCTGGGGCCATGGCAGCGCCGACCCGATCGTGGTGCTGCAGCGTGGCCTCGATTCGCGCACGTTGCTGGCCGGGTTGGGCTACACGGTCGACTGGCACACTTACCCCATGCCGCATTCGGTCTGCGCCGAAGAAATCACCGACCTGCGCCACTGGCTCACCGATCGCCTCGGCTAG
- a CDS encoding sensor histidine kinase, whose product MSAQPARPTTPLPDFCRLPAVAALFAVGALTVTLMWLAPDNTRDWRGYSVGMLFVTWLSMLIALALCYARPWLQRLGGWMPYAGVWLLIELVVALASALARWMDLALQLNLVHGAPMAFVRDNLLIAALLGAAMLRYFYVLAQWQARLAAVAHAQVDALQARIRPHFLFNSMNTVAALVRVDPAAAERTIEDLCELFRAALGQSGSRDGTLGEELALVERYLAIEQLRLGERLRVRRELDGLPMDYPLPRLLLQPLVENAVRHGIQPRREGGEIVLRGALDGRALLIDISNPLSNAPTTPGHGHGLTNVRQRVAYRYGARAAVDAGPDADRFVVRLRLPLDPPPAESA is encoded by the coding sequence ATGAGCGCCCAGCCCGCCCGTCCCACCACGCCGCTGCCCGACTTCTGCCGCCTGCCGGCGGTCGCCGCGCTGTTCGCGGTCGGTGCGCTCACCGTCACATTGATGTGGCTGGCGCCGGACAACACGCGCGACTGGCGCGGTTACAGCGTGGGCATGTTGTTCGTGACCTGGCTGTCGATGCTGATCGCCCTGGCGCTGTGCTACGCGCGGCCGTGGCTGCAGCGGCTGGGCGGCTGGATGCCCTATGCCGGCGTGTGGCTGCTGATCGAGCTGGTGGTGGCGCTGGCCAGCGCGCTGGCCCGCTGGATGGACCTGGCCCTGCAACTGAACCTGGTGCATGGCGCGCCGATGGCCTTCGTGCGCGACAACCTGCTGATCGCCGCGCTGCTCGGCGCGGCGATGCTGCGCTACTTCTACGTGCTGGCGCAGTGGCAGGCGCGGCTGGCCGCGGTCGCGCACGCGCAGGTCGATGCGCTGCAGGCGCGCATCCGCCCGCACTTCCTGTTCAACAGCATGAACACCGTGGCCGCGCTGGTGCGGGTCGATCCGGCCGCGGCCGAGCGCACCATCGAGGATCTTTGCGAATTGTTCCGCGCCGCGCTCGGCCAGTCGGGGAGCCGCGACGGCACGCTGGGCGAAGAGCTGGCGCTCGTCGAACGCTACCTCGCCATCGAGCAGCTGCGTCTGGGCGAGCGCCTGCGCGTGCGCCGCGAACTCGACGGGTTGCCGATGGACTATCCGCTGCCGCGATTGCTGCTGCAGCCGCTGGTGGAGAATGCCGTGCGCCACGGCATCCAGCCGCGCCGCGAGGGCGGCGAGATCGTGCTGCGCGGCGCGCTGGACGGTCGCGCGTTGCTGATCGACATCAGCAACCCGCTGTCGAATGCGCCGACCACGCCCGGCCACGGCCACGGCCTGACCAACGTGCGCCAGCGCGTGGCCTACCGCTATGGCGCGCGCGCCGCGGTCGACGCCGGGCCGGACGCGGACCGTTTCGTGGTGCGCCTGCGCCTGCCGCTCGATCCGCCACCGGCGGAGTCCGCCTGA
- a CDS encoding helix-turn-helix transcriptional regulator, which translates to MSTRMQRIELKAFLRARRAALAPEAVGLPRGQRRLTPGLRREEVAALADVGLTWYTWLEQGRQINVSAAALARIARALALSPSDEAYLFALAGLTRPEPAPARIQVPAPILGMIERYQGPAFVLDPLFDLLAYNRYADFLFDFEAVRGPFSRNHVWNAFMHPPRRVLYQPHFMRSAANLVAIFRMSHAAHPDDPRFDDLVETLVQTSAEFAGLWEQQETAPLSALELPLYDARLGHFCVHSTRLPIRDGQADGATVFCFVPADPASAACFTRLVERVDEAALPA; encoded by the coding sequence ATGAGCACGCGCATGCAACGCATCGAGTTGAAGGCCTTCCTGCGCGCGCGGCGCGCGGCGCTGGCGCCCGAGGCGGTCGGCCTGCCGCGCGGGCAGCGTCGGCTGACGCCCGGCCTCCGTCGGGAGGAAGTGGCCGCGCTCGCCGACGTGGGTCTCACCTGGTACACGTGGCTGGAGCAGGGACGGCAGATCAACGTCTCGGCCGCCGCACTGGCGCGCATTGCCCGCGCGCTGGCGCTGTCGCCCAGCGACGAGGCCTATCTGTTCGCGCTGGCCGGGCTCACGCGGCCCGAACCGGCACCCGCCCGGATCCAGGTGCCGGCGCCCATCCTGGGCATGATCGAACGCTACCAGGGCCCGGCCTTCGTGCTCGATCCGCTGTTCGACCTGCTCGCCTACAACCGCTACGCCGATTTCCTGTTCGACTTCGAGGCGGTGCGCGGACCGTTCTCACGCAACCACGTCTGGAACGCCTTCATGCATCCACCGCGGCGGGTGCTCTACCAGCCGCATTTCATGCGCAGCGCGGCCAACCTGGTGGCGATCTTCCGCATGAGCCACGCCGCGCACCCGGACGATCCGCGCTTCGACGACCTGGTCGAGACGCTGGTGCAGACCAGCGCGGAGTTCGCCGGCCTGTGGGAGCAGCAGGAAACCGCGCCTCTGTCCGCTCTGGAGCTGCCGCTGTACGACGCGCGGCTGGGCCATTTCTGCGTGCATTCGACACGCCTGCCGATCCGCGATGGCCAGGCCGACGGCGCCACGGTGTTCTGCTTCGTGCCGGCCGACCCGGCCTCGGCGGCCTGTTTCACGCGCCTGGTGGAACGGGTCGACGAGGCGGCGTTGCCGGCCTGA
- a CDS encoding S9 family peptidase — protein MRRLFLAGLAAFTALPALAASPAAPLDLETIMANPDWIGQAVESPYWSADGQAIYYQLKRDGSEVRDLYRVDPVTGRSEKLDPAGVANADGPSVYDRTHRYAAFVRHGDVFLRTLADGRTVQVTQTVEDESAPQFSADSRALQYRSGDDWYSYDLARGVSTPVAVLKFADDPDGKKTDALEDEQLELFSTLRQLKADKDAEKANAKALAAADPGRAPQPFWLGDKIVAVDTELSPDGRWLLVVTRPKAYEAGRQPKLTHYVTDSGYAEGEDTHVYVGHNEPAAQSLMLLDLREHQHYALPVENLPGIKDDPLAAIRAQTVAALTKAGKDEQAKALKAPDVRPVRIVSSAEDGGGGGIVWSADGRNLAIQLRAIDNKDRWIASVDFTNHALVNQQRLHDDAWINWNFNDFGWLKDGRTLWYLSEESGWSQLYVKSLDGKAKALTSGKFEVSHPQLSPDGQWFYLRTNQVAPYSYDVYRVPSDGGELTRVTRYQGMDGFELSPDGSRLAVLHSSAYVLDQLAVQPAAGGTPRELTRTMKSAFTAHDWIAPKIVEVPSSHGAGTIYAKYYGPANEEADTRPAVIFVHGAGYTQNVIESWPYYFREQMFHNMLVQKGYVVLDMDYRASEGYGRAWRDAIYRQMGHPELEDLLDGKAWLVKHHHVDPRRVGIYGGSYGGFMTEMALLRAPGEFAAGAALRPVSDWRLYNHEYTANILNSPELDPHAYAISSPINFADQLADPLLIEHGLIDDNVLAADSIRLYQRFIELHKKNFWMSLYPMERHGFVHADSWYDEYRRIEELFDTYVKPVR, from the coding sequence ATGCGTCGACTTTTCCTGGCGGGCCTGGCCGCCTTTACCGCGCTGCCGGCGCTGGCGGCGTCGCCCGCCGCGCCGCTGGATCTGGAAACGATCATGGCCAATCCCGACTGGATCGGGCAGGCGGTGGAGTCGCCCTACTGGAGCGCCGACGGGCAGGCGATCTACTACCAGCTCAAGCGTGACGGCAGCGAGGTGCGCGACCTGTACCGCGTGGATCCGGTGACCGGCCGCAGCGAGAAGCTCGATCCCGCCGGCGTGGCCAACGCCGACGGCCCGTCGGTGTACGACCGCACGCACCGCTATGCCGCGTTCGTGCGCCACGGCGACGTATTCCTGCGCACGCTGGCCGATGGGCGCACCGTGCAGGTGACACAGACGGTCGAGGACGAATCGGCGCCGCAGTTCTCCGCCGACAGCCGCGCGCTGCAGTACCGCTCCGGCGACGACTGGTACAGCTATGACCTGGCCCGCGGCGTCAGCACGCCGGTGGCGGTGCTGAAATTCGCCGATGACCCGGACGGGAAAAAGACCGACGCGCTGGAAGACGAACAGCTCGAACTCTTCTCCACGTTGCGCCAGCTCAAGGCCGACAAGGACGCCGAAAAGGCCAACGCCAAGGCGCTGGCCGCGGCCGACCCGGGCCGCGCGCCGCAGCCGTTCTGGCTGGGCGACAAGATCGTGGCGGTAGACACCGAGCTCTCGCCCGACGGGCGCTGGCTGCTGGTGGTCACGCGGCCAAAAGCCTATGAGGCGGGTCGCCAGCCCAAGCTCACCCATTACGTCACCGATTCGGGCTACGCCGAGGGTGAGGACACGCACGTCTACGTCGGCCACAACGAACCGGCGGCGCAGTCGCTCATGCTGCTGGACCTGCGCGAACACCAGCACTACGCCTTGCCGGTCGAGAACCTCCCAGGCATCAAGGACGACCCGCTCGCCGCGATCCGCGCGCAGACCGTCGCGGCCCTGACGAAGGCTGGCAAGGACGAGCAGGCCAAGGCGCTCAAGGCTCCCGACGTGCGCCCGGTGCGCATCGTCTCCAGTGCCGAGGACGGCGGTGGCGGCGGCATCGTGTGGAGCGCGGACGGCCGGAACCTCGCCATCCAGCTGCGCGCGATCGACAACAAGGACCGCTGGATCGCCAGCGTCGACTTCACGAACCACGCGCTGGTCAACCAGCAGCGCCTGCACGACGACGCCTGGATCAACTGGAACTTCAACGATTTCGGCTGGCTCAAGGACGGCCGCACCCTGTGGTACCTGTCCGAGGAGAGCGGCTGGTCGCAGCTATACGTCAAATCGCTGGACGGCAAGGCGAAGGCGCTGACGTCCGGCAAGTTCGAGGTCAGCCACCCGCAACTGTCGCCGGATGGCCAGTGGTTCTACCTGCGCACCAACCAGGTCGCGCCCTACAGCTATGACGTCTATCGCGTGCCGAGCGATGGTGGCGAACTCACTCGCGTCACGCGTTACCAGGGCATGGACGGGTTCGAGCTGTCGCCCGATGGCAGCCGCCTGGCAGTGCTGCATTCCTCGGCCTACGTGCTCGACCAGCTGGCCGTGCAGCCGGCCGCCGGCGGCACGCCGCGCGAGCTGACCCGCACGATGAAGAGCGCGTTCACCGCGCACGACTGGATCGCCCCGAAGATCGTCGAGGTGCCTTCCAGCCACGGCGCCGGCACCATCTACGCCAAGTACTACGGCCCCGCCAACGAGGAGGCCGACACCAGGCCCGCGGTGATCTTCGTGCACGGCGCCGGCTACACGCAGAACGTCATCGAGTCCTGGCCCTACTACTTCCGCGAGCAGATGTTCCACAACATGCTCGTGCAGAAGGGCTATGTGGTGCTGGACATGGACTACCGTGCCTCCGAAGGCTACGGCCGCGCCTGGCGCGACGCGATCTATCGCCAGATGGGCCATCCGGAGCTCGAAGATCTGCTCGACGGCAAGGCGTGGCTGGTGAAGCACCACCACGTGGACCCCAGGCGCGTGGGCATCTACGGCGGCAGCTACGGCGGCTTCATGACCGAGATGGCGCTCCTGCGCGCGCCGGGCGAGTTCGCCGCCGGCGCCGCGTTGCGCCCGGTCAGCGACTGGCGGCTGTACAACCACGAGTACACCGCCAACATCCTCAATTCGCCGGAGCTCGACCCGCACGCATACGCGATCAGCTCGCCGATCAACTTCGCCGACCAGCTGGCCGACCCGCTGCTGATCGAGCACGGACTGATCGACGACAACGTGCTGGCGGCCGATTCGATCCGCCTTTACCAGCGCTTCATCGAGCTGCACAAGAAGAACTTCTGGATGTCGCTCTACCCGATGGAGCGGCATGGCTTCGTCCATGCGGACTCGTGGTACGACGAATACCGGCGCATCGAGGAGTTGTTCGACACCTATGTCAAGCCGGTCAGGTAA
- a CDS encoding efflux RND transporter periplasmic adaptor subunit has product MSTQPASQHNGATPAPAAKNKRGFLLRALGVVVLLALIGWGLWYYFDGRWYEGTDDAYVNGNIVQITPQLPGTVVSIGADDGDRVKAGQTLIKLDPSNAQVALAEAKANLASTVRKVRGLYSTVTGAQADVAARKVAVQKARADYNRRRDLARSGAISAEELAHARDEMTAAESALNAATQQYQTSKVLVDDTVVASHPDVQTAAARLRAAYLDAMRTTIVAPVDGYVAKRSVQLGQRVAPGTPLMAVVPLNAVWIDANFKETQLTGMRIGQPVEIHADVYGGDVTYRGMVQSLGVGTGSAFSLLPAQNATGNWIKIVQRVPVRVVFADPGQLGKHPLRIGLSTDVTVNLHDKQGPMLAVEPPSKPAFSTDVYEKQLHKADDLIAQIVHANMAGSGK; this is encoded by the coding sequence ATGTCCACCCAGCCTGCTTCCCAACACAACGGCGCCACCCCTGCGCCGGCCGCGAAGAACAAGCGCGGTTTCCTGCTGCGCGCGCTCGGCGTGGTGGTGCTGCTCGCCCTGATCGGCTGGGGCCTGTGGTACTACTTCGACGGTCGCTGGTACGAAGGCACCGACGACGCCTACGTCAACGGCAACATCGTGCAGATCACCCCGCAGCTGCCCGGCACCGTGGTGTCGATCGGCGCCGACGACGGCGACCGCGTCAAGGCAGGCCAGACGCTGATCAAGCTGGACCCGAGCAACGCGCAGGTCGCACTGGCCGAGGCGAAGGCCAACCTCGCCAGCACCGTGCGCAAGGTGCGCGGCCTGTACAGCACCGTGACCGGTGCTCAGGCGGACGTCGCCGCGCGCAAGGTGGCGGTGCAGAAGGCCCGTGCCGACTACAACCGCCGCCGCGACCTGGCCAGGTCCGGTGCGATCTCGGCCGAGGAATTGGCGCACGCCCGCGACGAGATGACCGCCGCCGAAAGCGCGCTGAACGCGGCCACCCAGCAGTACCAGACCAGCAAGGTGCTGGTCGACGACACCGTGGTCGCCTCGCATCCGGACGTCCAGACGGCCGCGGCCCGGCTGCGCGCCGCCTACCTCGACGCGATGCGCACCACCATCGTGGCGCCGGTCGACGGCTACGTCGCCAAGCGCTCGGTGCAGCTGGGCCAGCGCGTGGCGCCGGGCACGCCGCTGATGGCCGTGGTGCCGCTCAACGCGGTGTGGATCGATGCCAATTTCAAGGAAACCCAGCTGACCGGCATGCGCATCGGCCAGCCGGTGGAAATCCACGCCGACGTGTATGGCGGGGACGTGACCTACAGGGGCATGGTGCAGAGCCTGGGCGTGGGCACCGGCAGCGCCTTCTCGCTGCTGCCGGCGCAGAACGCCACCGGCAACTGGATCAAGATCGTCCAGCGCGTGCCAGTGCGCGTGGTGTTCGCCGATCCGGGCCAGCTGGGCAAGCATCCGCTGCGGATCGGCCTGTCCACCGACGTGACGGTCAACCTGCACGACAAGCAGGGCCCGATGCTGGCGGTCGAGCCGCCGTCCAAGCCGGCCTTCAGCACCGATGTGTACGAGAAGCAGCTGCACAAGGCCGACGACCTGATCGCGCAGATCGTCCACGCGAACATGGCCGGCAGCGGCAAGTAA
- a CDS encoding LytR/AlgR family response regulator transcription factor: MRVLIVDDEPLARARLAALLGECDEVVVAGSVADGEAALAAIGETQPDLLLLDINMPGLDGAALAARLAGHARPQVVFCTAYENHALTAFELGAVDYLLKPVRLERLREALQRARQRLAAVPAEPVGYLRGRLRGQQVRIALTEVVCLLAEEKYVVVRHAGGELLIEESLRQLEEDHPNQLVRLHRNCLVPAPRLLGLKTLPDGRVLARLAGTEFSPEVSRRNLPAVRKLLRAG; encoded by the coding sequence ATGCGCGTGCTGATCGTCGACGACGAACCGCTGGCGCGCGCGCGCCTGGCCGCGCTGCTGGGCGAGTGCGATGAGGTGGTGGTCGCCGGCAGCGTGGCCGACGGCGAAGCCGCGCTGGCGGCCATCGGCGAAACGCAGCCGGACCTGCTGCTGCTGGACATCAACATGCCGGGCCTGGACGGTGCCGCGCTGGCCGCGCGGCTGGCCGGGCATGCGCGTCCGCAGGTGGTGTTCTGCACGGCGTACGAAAACCATGCACTGACCGCCTTCGAGCTGGGCGCGGTCGACTACCTGCTCAAGCCGGTGCGACTGGAACGCCTGCGCGAAGCCCTGCAGCGCGCCCGCCAGCGCCTGGCCGCGGTGCCGGCCGAACCGGTCGGCTACCTGCGCGGCCGGCTGCGCGGCCAGCAGGTGCGCATCGCGCTGACCGAGGTGGTGTGCCTGCTCGCCGAGGAAAAATACGTGGTCGTGCGCCATGCCGGCGGCGAGCTGCTGATCGAGGAATCGCTGCGCCAGCTGGAGGAGGACCACCCTAACCAACTGGTGCGCCTGCACCGCAACTGCCTGGTGCCGGCACCGCGGCTGCTGGGCCTCAAGACCCTTCCCGACGGCCGCGTGCTGGCACGGCTGGCCGGCACCGAGTTCAGCCCCGAGGTGAGCCGGCGCAACCTGCCGGCGGTGCGCAAGCTGCTGCGCGCGGGTTAG
- a CDS encoding MarR family winged helix-turn-helix transcriptional regulator, with the protein MENDSLAYTAQESLGVLLGLVRSEIVRAMEAELAALGVELRFTQFLILKRLARLGPMTASELARAVELDGGAMTRQLDQLEGKGYLRRCPHEQDRRALRIELTEQGNALWQQLTDCNERVLEAAQRSLGEAERRHLHDYLTRVLHALRDKD; encoded by the coding sequence ATGGAAAACGACTCGCTCGCTTACACCGCCCAGGAAAGCCTGGGCGTCCTGCTCGGCCTGGTCCGCTCGGAAATCGTGCGCGCGATGGAGGCGGAGCTGGCGGCACTGGGCGTGGAGCTGCGTTTCACCCAGTTCCTGATCCTCAAGCGGCTCGCCCGGCTGGGGCCGATGACCGCCTCGGAACTGGCCCGCGCGGTCGAGCTCGACGGCGGGGCCATGACCCGTCAGCTGGATCAGCTCGAAGGCAAGGGCTACCTGCGCCGCTGCCCGCACGAGCAGGACCGGCGCGCGCTGCGCATCGAGCTGACCGAACAGGGCAACGCGCTGTGGCAGCAGTTGACCGACTGCAACGAGCGCGTGCTGGAAGCGGCACAGCGCTCGCTCGGCGAAGCCGAGCGCAGGCACCTGCACGACTACCTGACGCGCGTGTTGCACGCGTTGCGCGACAAAGACTGA
- a CDS encoding efflux transporter outer membrane subunit has protein sequence MRLQLLAAATALTLVLAGCASSGGLHPDGKLLEPSTLKAQRSLGEATLTPAAWPDRAWWSGLGDAQLDALIGEALAGNPGLAAADARARAAQAAAGLADAARQPQLGLGASVAGAKPPSGLLGENAHFSVAKFGYLSFDWGLDLWGGQRAAWEAALGQARAAEVEARAARIELSGNVARAYAQLGYAFAQHDLAQDELERAGKARELTAQRVRAGLDSQLQLKQGDAEVATAEQQLAVAQRAIDAARSALSVLLGKGPDRGLDIARPQPLTPDAVAVPTDLPVELVGHRADLVAARWRVEAAGQDITAAKTEFLPNVKLGAMAGLLAMGGNPLLRASSLFYQAGPSLSLPIFDGGRLRANLSAKDAQYDLVVAQYNQTLVGALNEVADDYAAQQSLATQVAAQQRALDAANDAWRLAEQRYRAGVGSYLEALSVRQQLLLAEQRMAALKAQQVDLSVQLIQALGGGYRPESTAGQPTADQPTASTPSAPAHS, from the coding sequence ATGCGTCTGCAACTCCTTGCGGCGGCCACCGCACTGACCCTCGTTCTGGCCGGTTGCGCCAGCAGCGGCGGCCTGCATCCGGACGGCAAACTGCTCGAACCGTCCACGCTGAAAGCCCAGCGCAGCCTGGGCGAAGCCACGCTCACGCCGGCCGCCTGGCCGGACCGGGCGTGGTGGAGCGGCCTGGGCGATGCGCAGCTGGATGCCCTGATCGGCGAAGCGCTGGCCGGCAATCCGGGCCTGGCCGCGGCCGACGCGCGTGCCCGCGCCGCGCAGGCCGCGGCCGGCCTCGCCGACGCGGCGCGCCAACCGCAACTGGGCCTGGGTGCCAGCGTGGCCGGCGCCAAGCCGCCGTCGGGCCTGCTCGGCGAGAACGCACATTTCTCGGTCGCCAAGTTCGGCTACCTCAGCTTCGATTGGGGCCTGGACCTGTGGGGCGGCCAGCGCGCCGCATGGGAAGCGGCGCTGGGCCAGGCGCGCGCCGCAGAAGTCGAGGCGCGCGCGGCGCGCATCGAGCTGTCGGGCAACGTCGCGCGCGCCTATGCGCAGCTGGGCTACGCGTTTGCCCAGCATGACCTGGCGCAGGACGAACTCGAGCGCGCCGGCAAGGCACGCGAACTGACTGCCCAGCGCGTCCGCGCCGGCCTCGACAGCCAGTTGCAGCTCAAGCAGGGCGATGCCGAAGTAGCCACCGCCGAACAGCAGCTGGCGGTCGCCCAGCGCGCCATCGACGCGGCCCGCTCGGCACTGTCGGTGCTGCTCGGCAAGGGTCCGGACCGTGGGCTGGACATCGCCCGCCCGCAGCCGCTGACGCCCGACGCCGTCGCGGTGCCGACCGACCTGCCAGTCGAGCTGGTCGGTCATCGCGCCGACCTGGTCGCCGCGCGCTGGCGCGTCGAGGCGGCCGGCCAGGACATCACCGCGGCCAAGACCGAGTTCCTGCCCAACGTGAAGCTGGGAGCCATGGCGGGCCTGCTCGCCATGGGCGGCAACCCGCTGCTCCGCGCCTCCTCGCTGTTCTATCAGGCGGGCCCGTCGCTCAGTCTGCCGATCTTCGACGGCGGCCGTCTGCGCGCGAACCTTTCGGCCAAGGATGCGCAGTACGACCTGGTCGTGGCGCAGTACAACCAGACCCTGGTCGGCGCGCTCAACGAGGTCGCCGACGATTACGCCGCGCAGCAGTCGCTGGCCACCCAGGTCGCGGCGCAACAGCGTGCGCTGGATGCCGCCAACGACGCCTGGCGCCTTGCCGAGCAGCGCTATCGCGCCGGCGTGGGCAGCTACCTGGAGGCGCTCAGCGTGCGCCAGCAGCTGCTCCTCGCCGAGCAGCGCATGGCCGCGCTCAAGGCGCAGCAGGTCGATCTTTCGGTGCAGCTGATCCAGGCCCTCGGCGGCGGCTACCGCCCCGAGTCGACGGCCGGCCAGCCCACCGCCGACCAGCCCACCGCATCCACCCCCTCCGCCCCCGCTCATTCCTAA